The sequence AGCTCTTCTACAGCAATTATCGGAGCATCATTCTGCTTTGCAATGGGTACTGCATCGGTGATATGATCGTCATGACCATGCGTTAGCAAAATATAATCGGTTACAATGTCATTTGCTTTTACGACTGCTACGGGATTGGCGTCAATGTAAGGGTCAATAAGAATTGAATGAGAACTGCTAAATAGTTGGATACAAGAGTGTCCATGGAATAAAATTTTCATAAGATCTCCTTTTCATTTTATAATAATTTAATTACGTTCGTTGTTTTTTATATTATAATTATTTTATAACTGATGTCAATAGCTTTCATTTGATTTTTCGGGGGGATTTCTACCTTGTTATCGCTAGAAAAGCAAATTCTATTTCTGATCTCGTCTACGGAAGGTATCGAAGTCAAGCGGCTTGTCGAGATTTATGAAGCACGGGGAGTGGACCACCAAGTCATTCGAAATGCACTTCTCCGTATGAAAAAGGAAGGGTACCTATGTTCGAAGGAACGCTCGAAATACGAAATTACGGCTCAGGGCCTAGATTTTATAACGACAATAAATCAAAAGCCGATACTGATTGGAAAACCTTGGGACGGAAAATGGTTAACGGTTATGTTCGAGGTGCCTGAATCAGAGCGCAAAAAGCGGGATTCTTTGCGGAGCGATTTGCTGCAGCTGGGATTCGGGGCGTTGTACAAGAGTGTATATGTTTCCCCATGGGATTATGTTGAAGAGGTTCTACGTTTTGCTAAACAATATGACTTAGAGAATCGTTTGACCTTACTAAAGGGATCATTCATTCCACAAGAGCAACCACAGTTTTTGGTTAAGAAACTTTGGCCTTTGGATGACTTAAATGAAGTCTATGGATCCAAAATTAAATGGTTTCGTTCCGAGTTCTCTTCAGAAATTGAGCCATTAATACGTGCACCTTCTGATGGTCTTGCCTTGTTTGTCCGCTTTTTAGAACTGGGCGAACTGTTAGCGGATTTAACTCTCAAAGATCCTATGCTTCCTGAGGAGCTTCTGGATAAGAATTGGCTGGGAAAAGCGTGCATCCAAGAGATGCAACAATGTCTGCGACAGCTGGCGAATGCCATTCCTTTACAATCTCCGTATCGATCATTCGTTGACAGTTTTCTATAAGATCACGGGGATTCAACGGAACAAGTTAGTTCAATCAAAACATGACGGCAGACGGCCACATGATCGCTGCAGATGTGAAGTAACGGACAGTTACACGCAATTGTAATGCGAAACGAATCCTTACGGCTTTCCACTAAACTGTAGCGTTAAACAAGACACTACCTTGGGCAAGACGGTCAAACGATCGGTTGAATAAATCATTGATTAAGCTAACAGGAAACGATAGCACCATTACAATAGGCAGCCGAGATCATCGGCTGCCTATTCAGCTAACAGGCAGTTTTGTTGAATAATTTGAATTTTCACTGTATATTTGAAGTATATATCCCATCATTTCGAAACTATGTTTTATCTAGTGAAACAAATTAAAAAGAAAGCGATTCAAAGTATTATTTTGCGAACGTAGGAGACTGACATTGCTCTTTTTCTGCTATGAGAATAGGAGGATAACATTATGATTGACATGAAACCAATGGCTTATGTCAAAAACAGTAGAGAAACAACAGAAGATGATTATTGGGGTGAAATTATATCCTCTATTGAGCTTACAGATGGATATACTGAACAAAGTCTTTGGGGCATTGAGGATTTCTCACATGTGGAAGTCATCTTTTACTTTGACAAAGTAAAAGATGGAAAAATTGAAATTGATGCAAGACACCCACGAAATAACAAAGAGTATCCGAAGGTAGGAATCTTCGCCCAACGCGGTAAGAATAGACCCAACAAAATCGGACTAACTACAGTAGAATTAATAAAGCGTGAGGGCAAAAAGATTTATGTTAAAGGTCTTGATGCCATAAATGGGACACCAGTACTAGATTTAAAACCTGTAATGAAGGAATTTACTCCTCACGGGGAGATTAAACAACCGGTCTGGGTCTCAGACCTCATGAAAAATTACTGGGGGTAACCATTCGATCGGGTAAAGAACTTCATCTATTATCAGGGAAACTGACCATTTAAGGAGATTGAGGGTTTCAATAAGGATTATGATAGCTGCCGATTCCCAGCCGCGTCAGCCCTATTATGGTAATCCAGCTTTCTGATACGGATGTCATTATTACTCCAATCGGGAGTATTTTTCGAATCCTTATTATTGGCTGGCAAAGCATACGAGTAAATAAAACATCATTGCGCTAACGGGAAACTAGAGCTCATCGATGATACGATGTCTTCTTTGCGTTGAAGGGATGGAAGTAAGCAACAAGGGGAAGCCTAAGTTGAGTCATTTACTGAAATCAAATAAAGATGAAAAATTACCACGAATTATTACCAGGTGTTTCAGCAAAAGGTTATATTATGTATCGAAATCTATCCAAGGTACTGTATAAGATGACTTAAATAAACACGGCATTCAACGACTTGTGTAAATCGGGAAATTTAGCTTGATAATTCGTCGACATGAAAAAACTCCCCTCACAGTAACAGGGTTTATTATTTCACCTGTTTACCGTATGGGGAGCATATCACTTTTAGGAACACGGTCTTAATGTTGTAATAATCACTGGGCTCCGTGTGACAGAGGAGGTTATCACTATTATTAAGCTGGATACTTTTGCGTATTAGGCTTTACTGTGAAGAGTAACCAGGTAACCGTCTGGGTCGGCAAATGTAAAGGTTCGCCCGAATGGTCCATCTATTGGTGCGGATGTAATCTTTAGGCCTGCTGCAATAAGCTTGTCGTGGATTTCTTGCGTATCAGGGGCATGAAGCCACAGAGCGACACCAAGTCCAGGTTGAGTACCTGAACCGAGTTCTATTCCAGGCATTAGGTCACGAAGAGCAAATGCGATAGGCTTTGTTTCAAAGACTACAGCATGAGGTGGTCCCGCCTGTGAGCGGACCAGTCCTAGATAGTTCTGATAGAATTCCGCAGAGCCTTCAAGATTGCTCACTTGAAGTGAAATGAAGTCGGGTCCAATTACTGACATAATTAATGTCCTCCTTTGTATATGGGGGTGGATTTAGATACCTCGCTTGGTTATCTTTTTAAGGAAACCGCCAGTACACTACGCATGTCAATGGAAGCTGTTTTGCGACCATACGGCATTACCATAACGCACTATTCGTGTCTGAAGCTTTTGTCTCAAAGGCCAGAGCTCTCTAACTCATAACTCACTCGTGGGTTATTCGCCATCGCCTCAAAATAAGCATTTGCAATCTTTAGTGCACCATTCGTTTCATTATAAAGTCATGTAAATAACCTCACTTTCATTTTGTATGTCCTCATTATACAAGCCCCCTACTGCCAACAGGATGTCAGTAGCGTTCTTTCATTTTTTCGATTTCTTCTCTTACTCGGTTTTGATTTCAGAGGAGTTTAAACGGAGAAATATTCTCGATTGGGAGTATATATTCAGAAAAATTCTTCCAAACACTACGCCCGAGACTATAACCTGGATTTCTCAAGAGGATATTGTTTGTATAAAAAAAGTTAATGATTTTTCGATTTAAGGCACAGATCGAAGGCGATCTCTTACAAGTTATATGAAAGGATTGATGTTGGCTGTGAAAAGTGTTATTCTAAACTATTGACGGTAAACTCTAAATCTATGCTCTTCAATACAATTAATAATAGTCACTAATTTATTTATAAAGAAAGGTAATACTATGATAAAAGTTGATAACTTATCCTTCTCATTTCCGCAAAAAGAACTATATAAAAACATTTCATTTACGCTTGAAGAGGCACAACATTGCGCTTTTATAGGCACAAGTGGCAGTGGGAAAAGTACGCTGATTGATATACTGATGGATCCAGAACGATATTTGTTTGATGGCAGGTTAGAGATGGACCCCACTTGCAAAATTGGGTATGTAAGTCAGTTCTCACAGCCAGACAAAACTAAAGAAATAACTGTTTTCGAATATATTGGAGAAGAATTTATTAAGATTCAACATGAAATACAACTGATTTGCACCGAAATGGAAACATCATCAGATATTGATTCGTTACTTGAACAGTATCAATTAGCTTTAGATGCATTTGATTCAATGGATGGCGATGATTTTGAAAGCAACATTAATAAGAAACTAAATCTAGCAAACCTCATGAAGCGAAAAGATGTTAGGGTATCCGACCTGAGTGGTGGGGAATTCAAACTTGTTCAAGTGATGAAGGAAATGCTTAGAAGTCCTGACTTAATGATTATGGACGAACCAGATGTATTTCTAGACTTTGAAAACCTGAACTCGCTTAAAAATCTTATTAATTCGCACAAAGGAATACTGCTAGTTGTTACGCACAACCGATATTTATTGAATCATTGTTTCAACAAAATTATACACCTTGAAAATATGGAGCTCCAAGAGTTTGATGGGCGATATATTGATTATAACTTCTCATTACTTCAGACTAAAATTGAATCACAAGAACTTGCAATCGCTGAACATGAAGAAATTGAGAGAAACGAGATCGTAATCACTAATCTTAGAGCGATCGCAACTTATAATTCAGAAGCCTCTAGAGGGAGAGCATTAAAAGCTAGAGTTAAATTTCAAGAAAGATTGGAAACGCGTAGAATTAAAGCGCCATTCGTAGATATTAAACAACCGGATATCAGTTTTGGCATTGATCAAGAAATGGAAGACAGCATTGTTTTAAAGGTCAATAATTATAGTGTGGCCTTTGATGAGTTGCTGTTAGAAAATGTTAACTTTGAGATAAAATCTACGGATAAAGTAGCCCTTATCGGTGCAAACGGTACCGGGAAGACGACTTTACTTCGAGAAATTTTTAAAAATAATCATGATTCCATTGAAATCAATGCTGATGCTAAAGTGGCTTATTTATCTCAGCTTCAAGGCGAAATGTTAAAGGATTCTAATACAATACTAGAAGAATTTATTGAAGCTGGGTTTGCAACTTATGAAGAGATTAGATCATATATTTCAAACTATGGCTTTGAAGGAGAAATCCTTGATCAAAAGATAGAATTGCTATCAGGCGGAGAAAAAAACATGCTTCAATTGGCTAAAGTTTCTGCCAGTAAAGCAAACGTATTGCTTCTTGATGAACCGACAAGCCATTTAGACACCTATACACAAATAGCACTGGAGAAAGCCATCCAAGACTATAAAGGTGCGATCCTCATGATTTCTCATGATTTCTATTCTGTGGTCAATGGTATGGATTATGTATTAATCATTGACGATAAGACAATTAGAAAAATGAGTATACGAAAATTTAGAAAGATGATTTATGCAAGTCATTTTGACAGAGACTATTTAGAGACGGAACAAAAGAAAAAAGCAGTTGAAACGCAAATAGAATTGGCTTTAAAAGATACGGATTTTGTACTTGCAAAAGTATTGCTTGATGAGCTGGAAGAGCTGATTAAGTTGCTTTAAAGAGACCTGAACCATTTCCTGCACAAAAACAGGTGCCACCCATAACCGGGCGGCACCTGTTTTTGTTGTGCGCACAGCAGGAGCGCTATCTATAGGGTGGAAGTCCCGAATGGTGAAGGCAGTAGTAGCCATTAGCTTAAGACAAGGGTGTCCACCGTGAGGTGGAGTCTGCAGGAAGTCGGCAGCAACCTCCGGTTCGTGAAGTCAACATTTGATTTTCAGATAAAGGGAGTTAATTGGCTAGATATGTAATATAATATAACGTTAAATGATATGTTTATAAAAATTAACAAGTAAAACATTAAGATTTTCGTAAAAATCATAAAGACTTTCGCTTTTTTTTGTAATATACTTTAACACATGAACAACTAACTGAATTAATGTTATGTAATATAACATTGAATAATGAATGAAAGGGGAACGATTAATTATGAAAATTGAAGCTATTCCCTATCATTGGCCCTACGATGGTGTTATTGATCCTCGAAAGACAGCACTCATGATTATTGATATGCAGATTGATTTTTGTGGAAATGGTGGGTATGTCGAACAAATGGGTTATGATCTGTCGTTAACTTCTCAAGCGATTGCACCCATAAGAAAACTTTTAGCGCATGTTCGACAGATTGAGGGCTTTACGGTCATCCATACTAGAGAAGGGCATAAACCGGATCTTTCGGACTTGCCTGCGAATAAGAAATGGCGTAGTAAGCAAGTCGGGGCAGAAATCGGTTCCTTGGGCCCTGCGGGTCGGATTCTTGTGAGAGGTGAGCCCGGTTGGGGGATTATTGAAGAACTAACGCCGCTTGAAACAGAGCCTGTTATTGATAAGCCGGGTAAAGGCAGCTTTTATGCTACCGATTTGGATTTGATTCTAAAGAATAGAGGAATTACACATTTAATTCTAACGGGAATTACAACTGACGTATGCGTGCATACCACCATGCGGGAGGCGAACGACAGAGGATATGAATGTTTAATTCTCGAGGATTGCACGGGTGCTACAGATAAGGGTAACCATTTGGCCGCTTTAAAGATGGTGACAATGCAAGGTGGAGTCTTCGGAAGTGTCAGCAACTCCATCCATGTGATGAAGGCTTTACAACAGTTTCAGGAATTACCAATAAAATTAACGGAGGAATGAATATGTGGATCAAATCATCTAAGAAGTCATCGTTAGTCCTAGCAACCGTCCTTATGTTTCTTTTAACAGCATGCGGAGCGAATAATAACATCAACAGTGCATCGACGGATTCAGCAACTGCAAATTCGACGACAACGGAACCTGAAAGTTTGAAAAAAGTGGTGTTGCGACTAAAGTGGGTGCATCAAGCTCAATTTGCTGGATTTTATACGGCTGTGGAGAAAGGGTTTTATAAAGAAGCTGGTTTAGATGTGGAAATTAGACCAGGCGGATCTGACTTTCCTGCAGTACAAATGGTAGCTTCAGGTAGTGAGGAGTTTGGGGTTACTGGGGCAGATCAAATCATATCAGGACGTGAAAAAGGAGTGCCAGTCACCGCTATAGCTACTCTTTACCGCCAAACTCCTTTCGTGCTGTTTAGCTTGAAATCATCAAATATCACCACTATGAAGGATCTTGAAGGTCAAGAGGTGGGCGTGAAATTAGGCGGGAATGAAGAGCTAACTTATCGGGCTATGGTCCAAAGTTCCGGGATAGATGCTTCAACTATAAAGGAAATACCCGTGAAATTCGATTTGAGTCCATTGTTAAGCGGTCAAGTGAAGGTGTGGCCTGGATATTTAATTAATGAGGTTCTGGCTGTTGAAGAAGCGGGAGAAGAAGTAAATATTATCAAGCCAATAGATAGTGGCATTAACTTTTATGCAGATACTTTATTTACCACACAGGGACTAATCGATAAAGATCCGGCACTGGTCAAAAGCTTTGTGCAGGCATCCATGAAGGGCTGGGAGTACGCTATCAAGAACCCAGAGGAAGCCGCGGGCTTTGGATTGAAATATGGAGACTCGCTGAACCTTGAACATGAAGTCAATATGATGAAGGCCAGCATTCCTATGT comes from Paenibacillus sp. 19GGS1-52 and encodes:
- a CDS encoding VOC family protein, which codes for MSVIGPDFISLQVSNLEGSAEFYQNYLGLVRSQAGPPHAVVFETKPIAFALRDLMPGIELGSGTQPGLGVALWLHAPDTQEIHDKLIAAGLKITSAPIDGPFGRTFTFADPDGYLVTLHSKA
- a CDS encoding ATP-binding cassette domain-containing protein, giving the protein MIKVDNLSFSFPQKELYKNISFTLEEAQHCAFIGTSGSGKSTLIDILMDPERYLFDGRLEMDPTCKIGYVSQFSQPDKTKEITVFEYIGEEFIKIQHEIQLICTEMETSSDIDSLLEQYQLALDAFDSMDGDDFESNINKKLNLANLMKRKDVRVSDLSGGEFKLVQVMKEMLRSPDLMIMDEPDVFLDFENLNSLKNLINSHKGILLVVTHNRYLLNHCFNKIIHLENMELQEFDGRYIDYNFSLLQTKIESQELAIAEHEEIERNEIVITNLRAIATYNSEASRGRALKARVKFQERLETRRIKAPFVDIKQPDISFGIDQEMEDSIVLKVNNYSVAFDELLLENVNFEIKSTDKVALIGANGTGKTTLLREIFKNNHDSIEINADAKVAYLSQLQGEMLKDSNTILEEFIEAGFATYEEIRSYISNYGFEGEILDQKIELLSGGEKNMLQLAKVSASKANVLLLDEPTSHLDTYTQIALEKAIQDYKGAILMISHDFYSVVNGMDYVLIIDDKTIRKMSIRKFRKMIYASHFDRDYLETEQKKKAVETQIELALKDTDFVLAKVLLDELEELIKLL
- a CDS encoding SAM-dependent methyltransferase, whose amino-acid sequence is MIDMKPMAYVKNSRETTEDDYWGEIISSIELTDGYTEQSLWGIEDFSHVEVIFYFDKVKDGKIEIDARHPRNNKEYPKVGIFAQRGKNRPNKIGLTTVELIKREGKKIYVKGLDAINGTPVLDLKPVMKEFTPHGEIKQPVWVSDLMKNYWG
- a CDS encoding isochorismatase family cysteine hydrolase, which gives rise to MKIEAIPYHWPYDGVIDPRKTALMIIDMQIDFCGNGGYVEQMGYDLSLTSQAIAPIRKLLAHVRQIEGFTVIHTREGHKPDLSDLPANKKWRSKQVGAEIGSLGPAGRILVRGEPGWGIIEELTPLETEPVIDKPGKGSFYATDLDLILKNRGITHLILTGITTDVCVHTTMREANDRGYECLILEDCTGATDKGNHLAALKMVTMQGGVFGSVSNSIHVMKALQQFQELPIKLTEE
- a CDS encoding ABC transporter substrate-binding protein, giving the protein MWIKSSKKSSLVLATVLMFLLTACGANNNINSASTDSATANSTTTEPESLKKVVLRLKWVHQAQFAGFYTAVEKGFYKEAGLDVEIRPGGSDFPAVQMVASGSEEFGVTGADQIISGREKGVPVTAIATLYRQTPFVLFSLKSSNITTMKDLEGQEVGVKLGGNEELTYRAMVQSSGIDASTIKEIPVKFDLSPLLSGQVKVWPGYLINEVLAVEEAGEEVNIIKPIDSGINFYADTLFTTQGLIDKDPALVKSFVQASMKGWEYAIKNPEEAAGFGLKYGDSLNLEHEVNMMKASIPMLQPDSPPLGKMELEAWSTLQQSLLDLDFLKKEQDLSKVFTNEFVE
- a CDS encoding PaaX family transcriptional regulator C-terminal domain-containing protein, with translation MLSLEKQILFLISSTEGIEVKRLVEIYEARGVDHQVIRNALLRMKKEGYLCSKERSKYEITAQGLDFITTINQKPILIGKPWDGKWLTVMFEVPESERKKRDSLRSDLLQLGFGALYKSVYVSPWDYVEEVLRFAKQYDLENRLTLLKGSFIPQEQPQFLVKKLWPLDDLNEVYGSKIKWFRSEFSSEIEPLIRAPSDGLALFVRFLELGELLADLTLKDPMLPEELLDKNWLGKACIQEMQQCLRQLANAIPLQSPYRSFVDSFL